One window of the Candidatus Zixiibacteriota bacterium genome contains the following:
- a CDS encoding conserved membrane hypothetical protein (Evidence 4 : Unknown function but conserved in other organisms) codes for MNGVKKWIMAVRAPFFTGIAMPIIFGAALGYYETGHFNWGLFAVTLIGGIFAHAAANLSNDYFDHKTTDDDINPNFTPFSGGSRAIQNKILSPRAVLTGAMVCYGLALASGIYLTAKTPGYWILILAAAGFVGGFFYTAGRFAFAYNGLGELMILINFGILPVMGAYFVQTGHFSWSSFWTSFPIGFLITAILYINEYPDHDADRAVKKNHLVVHWGKKNATYGYYFLMIGSYIGVVIPVVAGLLTPYALVALLSFPVALKTLRTFSRNYEKIKEIIPAQAGTIQVHSLMGVLMSIGCVAGALFKG; via the coding sequence ATGAATGGTGTAAAAAAATGGATAATGGCGGTTCGGGCCCCTTTTTTTACCGGAATCGCTATGCCGATTATTTTCGGTGCGGCGCTGGGATATTACGAGACGGGCCATTTTAACTGGGGACTATTTGCCGTGACATTAATCGGCGGGATATTTGCCCACGCGGCCGCCAATCTCTCGAATGATTATTTTGATCATAAAACCACCGATGATGACATCAATCCCAATTTTACGCCGTTTTCCGGAGGCAGTCGGGCGATTCAGAATAAAATACTGTCGCCGCGTGCGGTATTAACCGGGGCGATGGTCTGTTATGGGCTAGCGCTGGCGTCAGGGATTTATTTGACGGCCAAGACACCGGGCTACTGGATACTGATTCTGGCCGCGGCTGGCTTTGTGGGCGGCTTCTTCTATACGGCCGGGCGTTTCGCTTTTGCCTATAATGGGCTCGGCGAATTAATGATATTGATAAATTTTGGCATTTTGCCCGTCATGGGAGCTTATTTTGTTCAGACCGGGCATTTTTCCTGGTCATCCTTCTGGACTTCATTTCCTATCGGCTTCCTTATCACTGCCATATTGTACATCAACGAGTATCCTGATCATGATGCCGATCGGGCGGTGAAGAAGAATCATCTGGTCGTGCACTGGGGTAAGAAAAATGCCACCTATGGATATTATTTTTTAATGATTGGCAGTTATATCGGGGTGGTGATACCGGTAGTGGCCGGATTGCTCACGCCCTACGCTCTTGTGGCGCTTCTATCGTTCCCGGTGGCCCTAAAGACTCTTCGGACCTTTTCCCGCAATTATGAAAAAATAAAGGAAATTATCCCGGCACAGGCCGGTACGATTCAGGTCCATTCCCTGATGGGCGTTCTAATGTCGATAGGTTGTGTGGCCGGAGCCTTGTTCAAAGGGTAG
- the tatC gene encoding Sec-independent protein translocase protein TatC translates to MDEEEQLIDSAPRKKGEMPFLEHLEELRRRLIKSILAVAVTTIIAFYFSEHIFKFAIRPLGGVKLHFTEVTGSFMAYLKISIYTGIVAALPIVFYQIWKFVAPGLYPKEKRMVSPLVLISVLLFLAGASFCFFVVLPFAIEFLVNFAQGEMTPIITVSSYVSFAGFMLLAFGLSFELPIVGYFLGRVGVISAHTLNRGRAYAIVLIVAFAGIVTPTPDIFNQLLLAVPMYILYEVTIIVVRVTARKKEAED, encoded by the coding sequence ATGGATGAAGAAGAACAACTTATCGATTCGGCTCCAAGGAAAAAGGGGGAAATGCCCTTTCTGGAGCATCTGGAAGAGCTTCGCCGTCGCCTGATAAAATCCATTCTGGCGGTTGCCGTTACAACCATAATCGCCTTCTATTTCTCGGAACACATTTTCAAGTTTGCCATTCGCCCGCTAGGCGGAGTCAAACTTCATTTCACGGAAGTCACCGGTTCTTTCATGGCTTATCTTAAAATCTCGATTTATACCGGCATCGTGGCGGCTCTTCCGATTGTCTTCTATCAAATATGGAAATTCGTAGCGCCGGGGCTTTATCCCAAAGAGAAGCGGATGGTTTCCCCGCTGGTGCTTATTTCGGTCCTGCTGTTTTTAGCGGGAGCCTCATTTTGTTTCTTCGTGGTTCTTCCATTTGCCATAGAATTCCTGGTCAATTTCGCGCAAGGGGAGATGACACCGATCATAACCGTCTCGAGTTATGTATCCTTTGCCGGATTTATGCTTCTGGCCTTCGGTCTATCTTTTGAATTGCCGATAGTCGGGTATTTTTTGGGGCGGGTCGGAGTAATTTCGGCGCATACTCTGAACCGGGGGAGGGCCTATGCCATCGTTCTGATAGTGGCCTTCGCCGGAATCGTCACACCGACTCCGGACATATTTAACCAATTGCTTCTGGCGGTCCCGATGTATATACTCTACGAGGTAACGATTATTGTAGTAAGGGTTACCGCCCGCAAGAAGGAAGCGGAAGACTGA
- a CDS encoding exported hypothetical protein (Evidence 5 : Unknown function), producing MLKILMAILLVLGPACLATAGDVLWFKNFSSERDYADVTFSMAMDENGNIYTAGLVSHPPVPGTGYPINHGLIIKYSSEGERVWVRDVGQFSDVLGHLWDIVYDGSGNIYVGGLSTSVNSNTAWDFSVIKYSTDGDSLWSYVYPTAGPIAGNEYSNDVCRRLAIDGDGNIYAAGMRNNGANRADFLVVKLTPEGEVLWTSGANESYINDDVLEDLVVDEAGNAYISGSIPDENWHYRDVVIKYHAEGTTAWVDTTAMADTLGRGSKLTIDGDGNLYAFSRSGGQNYLIKYAGNGDHSFSIALNGAIETGELAVDNSGNVIISHPNQSYRQLGSGIIITKYSAEGDEIWSDNYAAPANRVYGPVKIMSDSSNNTYLLHSVDSAYSYHNNYEVLRFDESGALIAKRTCPLTLSPNFFAGDMGIDPAGNIFISGAADFPATGEDAVSIKHCYYICGDGDGNEVINILDISYFIRYLYKQGPAPRVLSASDADGNGATNILDVARLVNFLYRGGPEPLCR from the coding sequence CGAGCGAGACTATGCTGATGTCACTTTTTCCATGGCAATGGACGAGAACGGCAACATATACACTGCGGGGCTGGTATCCCATCCTCCTGTTCCGGGAACCGGATATCCTATCAATCACGGGTTGATAATTAAGTACTCCTCGGAAGGGGAAAGAGTCTGGGTAAGGGACGTGGGTCAATTTTCCGATGTCCTCGGGCATTTGTGGGATATAGTCTATGACGGGTCTGGGAATATTTATGTCGGCGGTCTCAGTACGAGTGTAAATTCAAACACGGCCTGGGATTTCAGCGTCATTAAATACAGCACCGACGGCGATTCGCTTTGGTCATATGTCTATCCTACCGCGGGTCCGATTGCGGGAAATGAGTATTCGAATGATGTTTGCAGAAGGCTTGCCATTGACGGCGATGGGAATATCTATGCGGCTGGCATGCGAAACAATGGCGCGAATCGAGCGGACTTTCTGGTGGTAAAATTGACTCCTGAAGGAGAAGTTCTCTGGACCAGTGGAGCAAATGAATCTTACATAAACGATGATGTTCTTGAGGACTTGGTAGTCGATGAGGCCGGCAATGCCTACATTTCGGGGTCGATTCCGGATGAAAATTGGCATTATCGGGATGTCGTTATAAAGTATCATGCTGAAGGGACGACCGCCTGGGTCGATACGACGGCAATGGCCGATACGCTCGGCCGCGGATCGAAACTAACAATTGATGGGGATGGGAATCTTTATGCATTTTCAAGATCAGGAGGTCAAAATTACCTGATAAAATATGCCGGGAATGGCGATCATTCGTTTAGCATCGCTTTAAATGGGGCAATTGAAACGGGGGAATTAGCGGTCGACAATTCCGGTAATGTAATAATTTCACATCCCAATCAGAGCTATCGTCAACTTGGTTCAGGCATTATTATCACAAAATATAGTGCCGAGGGCGATGAAATTTGGTCCGATAATTATGCCGCGCCCGCCAATCGAGTCTATGGGCCGGTCAAAATAATGTCCGATAGCAGTAATAATACTTATCTATTGCACTCAGTTGACTCGGCTTACTCTTATCATAATAATTACGAGGTCTTGAGATTCGATGAATCGGGAGCCCTGATTGCGAAACGAACCTGCCCGTTGACTCTGTCTCCGAACTTCTTTGCGGGCGATATGGGTATCGATCCGGCAGGTAATATTTTTATTTCTGGGGCGGCCGATTTTCCCGCCACCGGAGAAGATGCCGTTTCCATCAAGCATTGCTATTACATATGTGGCGACGGCGATGGAAATGAAGTAATAAATATTCTGGATATTTCATATTTCATCCGCTATTTGTATAAACAGGGGCCGGCTCCCAGAGTCCTGTCGGCCAGCGATGCCGATGGCAACGGTGCCACCAATATTCTGGACGTAGCGCGGCTGGTAAACTTCTTGTACCGGGGCGGACCCGAACCGCTCTGTCGCTAG